In Phragmites australis chromosome 17, lpPhrAust1.1, whole genome shotgun sequence, the following are encoded in one genomic region:
- the LOC133897357 gene encoding uncharacterized protein LOC133897357 yields the protein MGCSFSGLNALYDTVGGGGGDVWVNDYCFRVLRRLGDAGPVGSSVFLVKEVVAASDGTAGAGPGTAGLATKKGIDPSHISADGTYALKKVLIQSDQHLELVQQEIRVSSQFSHPNLLPLLEHAIIALKGVQDGLQNHEAYLLFPVHLDGTLQDVTKSMLEKKEYLPTITVLQIFRQLCAGLKHMHSFDPPYAHNGVKPDNVLITQRKEQPHLAILMDFESARPARRTIRSQAEALQLQEWASEHCSAHYRAPELWDCPSHADIDERTDIWSLGCTLHAMMYGKSPFDYELDESAGESLHAVIKSAQIKWPTEVGSSYPDSLRQFITWMLQPHPAVRPHIGDIIIHVDKLIAKYST from the exons ATGGGGTGCTCCTTCTCAGGGCTGAACGCGCTGTACGACaccgtcggcgggggcggcggcgacgtCTGGGTCAACGACTACTGCTTCCGCGTGCTTCGCAGGCTCGGCGACGCCGGCCCCGTTGGCTCCAGCGTCTTCCTCGTTAAGGAGGTCGTCGCCGCCTCCGACGGCACGGCTGGGGCTGGGCCCGGTACCGCCGGGCTCGCCACGAAGAAGGGCATCGACCCATCACACATCTCAG CTGATGGGACATATGCTCTAAAGAAAGTTCTTATTCAGAGTGATCAGCACTTAGAGCTTGTTCAGCAAGAGATCCGTGTGTCCTCTCAATTCAGCCATCCAAATCTACTTCCTCTTCTTGAACATGCTATTATTGCACTCAAG GGCGTGCAAGATGGATTGCAGAACCATGAGGCTTACTTGTTGTTTCCAGTTCATTTAGATGGAACATTACAGGATGTCACTAAAAGCATGCTAGAAAAAAAGGAATACTTACCAACCATTACTGTTCTCCAGATATTTCGCCAG CTTTGTGCTGGATTGAAGCATATGCACAGTTTTGACCCACCATATGCACACAATGGGGTTAAACCTGACAATGTCCTCATAACTCAGAGGAAGGAGCAGCCTCATCTTGCTATTTTGATGGATTTTGAGAGTGCTCGTCCAGCAAGAAGAACTATTAGATCACAAGCCGAAGCCTTGCAGTTGCAG GAATGGGCTTCAGAGCACTGTTCTGCTCATTACCGGGCTCCTGAATTATGGGACTGCCCAAGCCATGCTGACATTGATGAGAGGACAGATATATGGTCTTTGGGATGCACTTTGCATGCTATGAT GTATGGAAAATCTCCATTTGATTATGAGCTTGATGAATCTGCTGGTGAAAGTTTGCATGCGGTTATTAAAAGTGCGCAGATTAAATGGCCTACTGAAGTAGGGTCTTCGTACCCTGATTCTCTCCGTCAGTTCATAACATGGATGCTGCAGCCACATCCTGCAGTTCGTCCCCATATTGGTGATATCATAATCCACGTTGATAAGCTTATTGCAAAATACTCCACTTGA